The region TGGTACGTAAGCCACGCGCGCCAAAAGTCGATAAGACTAATGTGCCTGCGTTGGAAGCGTGTCCACAAAAACGTGGTGTTTGTACTCGCGTATATACAACTACACCAAAAAAACCTAACTCTGCACTACGTAAAGTAGCTCGTGTTCGCTTAACTAACGGTTTCGAAGTTACTTCGTACATCGGTGGTGAAGGTCACAACTTGCAGGAACATAGTGTAATTCTAATCCGTGGTGGTCGTGTTAAAGATCTACCTGGTGTGCGTTACCACACTATTCGCGGTGCATTAGATTGTGCTGGCGTAAGTGCTCGTCGCAACGGCCGTTCTAAGTACGGTGCTAAGCGTCCTAAGTCGTAACTTGTCCGTTTAAGTAAGGCCAAGCTAGTTAAAACATTCCAGTTTTGGAAGTACCTGAAGCATACGGAGAAATATTATGCCAAGACGTCGCGTTGTAGGACAACGTAAAATCCTACCAGATCCAAAGTTTAAAAGTGAGTTGTTGGCTAAGTTCATCAACGTCATTATGGTTGACGGTAAAAAGTCAACTGCAGAAAGAATTATCTACAAGGCACTAGATGTTGTCGCTGAAAAGAAAAGCGAAGAACATTTAAGCATCCTTGAAGCAGCACTTGATAATGTTCGCCCATCAGTCGAAGTTAAATCTCGTCGCGTTGGTGGTTCTACTTATCAAGTACCATGTGAAGTTCGTCCAGTGCGTCGTAACGCACTAGCGATGCGCTGGTTAGTTGAAGCTGCTCGCAAGCGTGGTGAAAAATCTATGGCTCTACGTCTAGCTGGTGAAATGCTAGACGCATCTGATAACAAAGGTACTGCTGTTAAGAAGCGTGAAGACGTGCATCGCATGGCTGAAGCTAACAAAGCCTTTGCTCATTACCGTTGGTAATTTGATGGAGTGGGCGTTAGCCCACTCCATATTGTTGATATTTTCTAAAGCTATCTAGCTTTAGGTGAGGGTATAAATAGTGGCTCGTATAACCCCAATTGAGCGTTATCGTAATATCGGTATTGTCGCTCATGTGGATGCAGGTAAAACTACCACAACAGAACGTGTTCTGTTCTATACCGGTTTGTCTCATAAAATCGGTGAGGTGCATGACGGCGCCGCTACCACAGACTGGATGGTACAAGAGCAAGAGCGTGGTATTACTATCACATCTGCTGCTGTAACCACATTCTGGCGTGGTATGGAGGCTCAATTCGCCGAACATCGTATTAATATCATCGATACCCCTGGTCATGTTGACTTTACTATTGAAGTAGAGCGATCGCTTCGAGTACTTGATGGCGCAGTTGTTG is a window of Shewanella donghaensis DNA encoding:
- the rpsL gene encoding 30S ribosomal protein S12 — encoded protein: MATVNQLVRKPRAPKVDKTNVPALEACPQKRGVCTRVYTTTPKKPNSALRKVARVRLTNGFEVTSYIGGEGHNLQEHSVILIRGGRVKDLPGVRYHTIRGALDCAGVSARRNGRSKYGAKRPKS
- the rpsG gene encoding 30S ribosomal protein S7 encodes the protein MPRRRVVGQRKILPDPKFKSELLAKFINVIMVDGKKSTAERIIYKALDVVAEKKSEEHLSILEAALDNVRPSVEVKSRRVGGSTYQVPCEVRPVRRNALAMRWLVEAARKRGEKSMALRLAGEMLDASDNKGTAVKKREDVHRMAEANKAFAHYRW